The following are encoded in a window of Aromatoleum petrolei genomic DNA:
- a CDS encoding nuclear transport factor 2 family protein: protein MMKRVVLAAMASMAVPLAAHAAGEEFARALDQRYRAVEAAIEARDGARWYEEMYTADTVVTGEGTKEVLRGRAALLPVVMDIAKSTRSCAIKPDGARQASAGLGYSFATYRCSPADTSAADYEVRALFVWKKTRAGWRVVAESYTMGSM from the coding sequence ATGATGAAACGAGTTGTGCTTGCTGCCATGGCTTCGATGGCGGTCCCGCTTGCCGCCCACGCAGCCGGCGAGGAATTCGCGAGGGCCCTGGATCAGCGTTATCGCGCGGTCGAGGCGGCCATCGAGGCCCGCGACGGTGCGCGCTGGTACGAGGAAATGTATACGGCGGACACCGTTGTGACAGGCGAGGGGACAAAGGAGGTCCTCCGCGGTCGAGCGGCGCTCCTGCCTGTGGTGATGGACATCGCCAAGAGCACACGGAGCTGCGCGATCAAGCCTGACGGCGCGCGCCAGGCCTCCGCCGGCCTTGGTTATTCCTTCGCGACCTACCGTTGCAGCCCCGCCGACACGAGCGCGGCCGACTACGAGGTTCGCGCGCTGTTCGTATGGAAGAAGACCCGTGCCGGCTGGCGGGTCGTGGCCGAGAGCTACACGATGGGCAGCATGTAG
- a CDS encoding helix-turn-helix domain-containing protein: protein MTRVDDVSELGNELAAWDAVYEQLSPGVFNGSIREIWIDERLEILWEVGSQAIWTAGSNVEGMVSLGVPVASGAAGIYCGVPLDDGAVSFLPAGKEFEIYCRGRMDIVSATIGETLLAEFAAGESLQLADRIFRQPLVRQHPLQAAKLRRGLAEIVRAVHLHPELLKIDASRKAMRDCVLTLALEAFDVNAKRTSWNLHPSAKAWIVRTIREHALAHPEDQLNIGDLCRFYRISRRSLQYAFEELTGMGAVQFLRNVRLNAVRREIRRLASNPVESIAGIAARWGFWHLPRFAEYYRGLFGELPSETRKQGSQLNTPES from the coding sequence ATGACTCGCGTCGACGATGTGTCTGAACTTGGCAACGAGTTGGCCGCGTGGGACGCCGTTTACGAGCAACTTTCGCCAGGTGTCTTCAACGGGAGCATCCGCGAGATCTGGATTGACGAGCGCCTCGAGATTCTTTGGGAAGTCGGGAGTCAGGCGATATGGACCGCGGGGAGTAACGTCGAGGGAATGGTGTCACTCGGCGTTCCGGTCGCTTCGGGGGCGGCGGGGATCTATTGCGGAGTCCCGCTTGACGACGGCGCGGTCTCATTCTTGCCGGCCGGCAAGGAGTTCGAGATTTATTGTCGGGGCAGGATGGACATTGTGTCGGCGACAATTGGCGAAACACTCCTCGCTGAGTTTGCTGCAGGGGAATCCCTTCAATTGGCTGACCGGATTTTCCGACAGCCCTTGGTGCGACAGCATCCACTTCAGGCGGCAAAGCTCCGCAGGGGGCTCGCGGAGATAGTCCGGGCCGTCCACCTCCATCCGGAGTTGCTGAAAATCGATGCGAGCCGGAAAGCGATGCGCGACTGCGTGCTCACACTGGCTCTCGAAGCGTTCGACGTCAATGCGAAGCGAACGTCGTGGAACCTGCACCCGAGCGCAAAGGCCTGGATCGTCCGCACTATTCGCGAACACGCGCTGGCCCACCCCGAAGATCAGCTCAATATCGGAGACCTATGCCGCTTCTACCGAATCTCCCGCCGCTCCCTGCAATATGCGTTCGAAGAGCTCACGGGGATGGGGGCGGTGCAATTCCTTCGTAACGTTCGCCTGAATGCAGTACGTCGCGAGATCCGGCGACTTGCGTCGAATCCTGTAGAGTCGATTGCCGGGATCGCTGCCCGATGGGGTTTCTGGCATCTGCCGCGATTCGCAGAGTACTACCGGGGCCTGTTCGGGGAACTGCCTTCGGAAACGCGGAAGCAGGGCTCCCAATTGAATACGCCGGAAAGCTGA
- a CDS encoding c-type cytochrome — protein sequence MKLVIALGAGLALSAAAALSASAAQTASGPLAQCVACHPIEKGAPHTVGPNLNGVFGQAVAHAPGFVFSKSLRARGGNWTEEELHRWLEAPQTYAPGTKMAFSGLKDAVARQEVIDALKGLR from the coding sequence ATGAAGCTTGTGATTGCCCTCGGGGCAGGGCTTGCCCTGTCCGCTGCCGCCGCCCTTTCGGCCAGCGCAGCACAAACCGCGTCCGGTCCGCTGGCCCAGTGCGTGGCCTGCCATCCGATTGAGAAGGGTGCCCCGCACACGGTCGGTCCCAACCTCAACGGCGTATTCGGCCAAGCGGTGGCGCACGCGCCGGGCTTCGTGTTCTCGAAGTCCCTGCGGGCGCGTGGCGGGAACTGGACCGAGGAAGAACTGCACCGTTGGCTTGAGGCACCGCAGACCTACGCCCCCGGTACCAAGATGGCCTTTTCCGGGCTGAAGGACGCCGTGGCGCGGCAGGAAGTCATCGACGCGCTGAAGGGACTGCGCTGA
- a CDS encoding 4-oxalomesaconate tautomerase encodes MDHIPCVLMRGGSSKGLFFLAESLPDDTTARDRLLLAAMGSPDLRQIDGMGGGNDLSSKVVIVAPSRRPDVDVEYLFAQVSVARDLVDVLPNSGNMLAAVGPFALERGLVKASSPVTRVRILNINSGKQVEAIVQTPGGKVTYEGSFHLDGVPGTSAPVTLNFLDPAGTRTGRLLPTGNAQDVIDGLPVTCMDFAIPIVFVKAVSLGKTGHESKEELDSDTDFLQRLESLRVAAAALMRLEVSPDRGVPKIAMIAAPRNGGSIASRYFVPSSCHPVHAATGALALAAACHTPDTVAEELAEIDENTPYRIVIEHPSGQMACDLHIAPHAIHDVPVIDSASIVTSARPLLSGEVYVRTAT; translated from the coding sequence GTGGATCACATTCCGTGTGTGCTGATGCGAGGCGGATCGTCGAAGGGGTTGTTCTTCCTCGCGGAGAGCCTGCCCGACGACACGACCGCCCGCGATCGCCTTCTGCTCGCAGCGATGGGGTCCCCTGATCTTCGGCAGATCGATGGCATGGGCGGCGGAAACGATCTGAGCAGCAAGGTCGTGATCGTGGCGCCGTCGCGCCGGCCCGATGTCGATGTGGAGTATCTCTTCGCACAAGTCTCGGTCGCCCGGGATCTGGTGGATGTGCTGCCCAACAGCGGCAACATGCTCGCGGCGGTGGGGCCGTTTGCACTCGAACGCGGTCTGGTCAAGGCGTCCAGCCCGGTCACGCGCGTTCGCATCCTGAATATCAATAGCGGCAAGCAAGTCGAGGCGATCGTGCAGACGCCCGGTGGAAAAGTGACCTACGAGGGGAGCTTTCATCTCGACGGCGTGCCGGGCACCAGCGCACCCGTGACCCTCAATTTTCTCGATCCGGCGGGGACGCGGACCGGGCGCCTGCTCCCGACCGGAAATGCCCAGGATGTCATCGATGGGCTTCCCGTTACCTGCATGGATTTCGCGATTCCCATCGTTTTCGTGAAGGCGGTCTCTCTCGGCAAGACAGGGCACGAGTCGAAGGAAGAACTCGACAGCGACACCGACTTTCTTCAGCGCCTGGAGTCGCTTCGCGTTGCCGCCGCGGCCCTCATGAGGCTGGAGGTTTCACCCGATCGCGGGGTACCGAAGATCGCGATGATCGCGGCGCCGCGCAACGGTGGAAGCATTGCGTCGCGCTATTTCGTGCCCTCGAGCTGCCATCCGGTGCACGCGGCCACGGGCGCATTGGCACTGGCCGCTGCATGTCACACGCCGGACACCGTCGCCGAGGAACTCGCGGAGATCGACGAGAACACCCCATACCGCATCGTCATCGAGCACCCAAGCGGCCAGATGGCCTGTGACCTGCACATCGCACCGCATGCCATCCACGACGTGCCGGTCATCGACTCCGCCTCGATCGTGACGTCTGCCCGACCACTGCTCAGTGGCGAGGTGTACGTGCGGACGGCGACCTGA
- a CDS encoding flavin monoamine oxidase family protein gives MKKPDVVVVGGGFAGVTAARELAHAGARVLLLEARNRLGGRTFYTQFGDKKVELGGTWVHWSQPHVWAEIMRYGLDLEETIGASAPERVMWLSEGKVQEVPIEDSMKLLIDASNRFHEGSEKVFPRPYLPFLPDDGAMLDELSIADRIRQLNLPPVQRDLLAGLMATNCHNRTGDGAFTEMLRWWTLADRDVLRLFDACAHYKLKGGTSSLIDRMVGDGGFEVRLSTAVSSIKQSAAGVVITTEADERIEARYVVMAIPVNTTGAIEFQPALLPGKQAMAREHHAGAGHKVYMKVKGELGSVMMYAPESEPLNLIFTDHPGADGGTLIGFGVPDFEGFDVHNPKSVEPFIRKFLPHVSVTEVLAYDWHLDPYSLGTWCTYRPRQFSRYVRDLRSPEGRLFFAGADIAAGWRGFIDGAIESGLQVAQAVSGALRQKA, from the coding sequence ATGAAAAAGCCTGACGTCGTGGTCGTGGGCGGCGGCTTTGCCGGCGTCACGGCTGCACGCGAGCTGGCGCATGCGGGGGCGCGCGTGCTGTTGCTCGAAGCGCGCAATCGACTCGGAGGCCGGACCTTCTATACGCAGTTCGGTGACAAGAAGGTCGAGCTGGGAGGTACCTGGGTTCACTGGTCCCAGCCCCACGTGTGGGCTGAGATCATGCGTTACGGCCTGGACCTCGAGGAAACCATCGGCGCGTCGGCGCCCGAGCGCGTGATGTGGTTGTCGGAGGGGAAGGTGCAGGAAGTGCCCATCGAGGACAGCATGAAATTGCTGATCGATGCGAGCAATCGCTTCCACGAGGGCTCCGAGAAGGTCTTCCCGCGGCCCTATCTGCCCTTCCTGCCGGACGATGGTGCGATGCTCGATGAACTGTCCATTGCGGATCGCATCCGGCAGCTGAACCTTCCGCCTGTCCAGCGCGATCTGCTCGCCGGCCTGATGGCGACCAATTGCCACAACCGCACCGGTGACGGCGCGTTCACCGAGATGTTGCGCTGGTGGACGCTGGCCGACCGTGACGTGTTGCGCCTCTTCGATGCCTGCGCGCATTACAAGCTGAAGGGCGGCACTTCCTCGCTGATCGATCGCATGGTCGGCGACGGCGGCTTCGAGGTGCGCCTGTCGACGGCCGTATCGTCGATCAAACAGTCGGCCGCCGGCGTCGTCATCACCACGGAGGCCGACGAGCGGATCGAGGCGCGGTACGTCGTCATGGCGATTCCCGTCAACACCACGGGCGCGATCGAATTCCAGCCTGCGCTGTTGCCGGGCAAGCAGGCGATGGCGCGCGAGCACCACGCCGGCGCCGGTCACAAGGTGTACATGAAGGTCAAGGGCGAACTCGGCTCCGTCATGATGTATGCGCCCGAATCCGAACCCTTGAACCTGATCTTCACGGACCATCCGGGCGCTGACGGTGGAACGCTGATCGGATTCGGCGTGCCCGATTTCGAAGGCTTCGACGTGCACAACCCGAAGTCGGTCGAGCCCTTCATCCGCAAATTCCTGCCGCATGTGAGCGTGACCGAGGTGCTCGCCTACGACTGGCATCTCGATCCGTACTCGCTCGGCACCTGGTGCACCTACCGGCCCAGACAGTTCAGCCGTTATGTGCGGGATCTGCGCTCGCCCGAAGGACGCTTGTTCTTCGCTGGGGCAGACATCGCCGCGGGCTGGCGCGGCTTCATCGATGGCGCAATCGAATCCGGTCTGCAGGTCGCGCAGGCGGTGTCCGGCGCGCTGCGCCAGAAAGCATAA
- a CDS encoding LysR family transcriptional regulator, producing the protein MKIDFDGIQAFVVIAELGGFSKAAEHLHVTQTALTRRVQKLESYLGLRLLDRTTRYVELTAVGREFLPQAKAIVGEMTLAVGRLKDMSKNARGSFTLACVPTMASHVLPAAIRRYRESHPGNRVRLIDTTAFEVRDAVLHGQAELGIGIPTERHPELLETPLLEDPLMFFCREEHPLSHREAVTWSDMRETELVVVSSMTATRVFMDYQLAKRGISLSGAYEVQHHATAISLVAAGVGTAILPASTLEEGARPGVCRIPLVSPVVKRRITLLRRKNSTLSPAANAFFELLKSGTP; encoded by the coding sequence ATGAAGATCGATTTCGACGGCATCCAGGCGTTCGTGGTGATTGCCGAACTGGGCGGATTCAGCAAGGCCGCGGAGCACCTCCATGTCACGCAGACGGCGCTGACACGCCGCGTGCAGAAACTCGAGAGCTACCTCGGATTGCGGCTCCTCGACCGCACGACGCGCTACGTCGAGCTCACGGCCGTCGGGCGCGAGTTTCTTCCCCAAGCCAAGGCCATCGTGGGGGAGATGACGCTTGCTGTCGGCCGACTGAAGGACATGTCGAAAAATGCCCGCGGGAGCTTCACCCTCGCCTGCGTGCCCACCATGGCCTCACACGTCCTGCCGGCGGCGATCCGGCGCTACCGGGAATCCCATCCGGGCAACAGGGTGCGTTTGATCGACACGACCGCTTTCGAAGTCCGCGACGCTGTGCTCCACGGTCAAGCCGAACTCGGAATCGGAATCCCGACAGAGCGCCATCCGGAGCTTCTCGAAACGCCGCTCCTGGAAGACCCGCTGATGTTCTTTTGCCGCGAGGAACATCCCCTCAGTCATCGAGAAGCGGTTACCTGGTCAGATATGCGCGAAACCGAGCTGGTGGTCGTCAGTAGCATGACTGCCACACGGGTTTTCATGGACTACCAACTGGCGAAGCGCGGAATCAGCCTCAGCGGGGCCTACGAAGTTCAACACCACGCCACGGCCATCAGTCTCGTCGCCGCGGGTGTCGGGACGGCCATTCTTCCTGCATCGACGCTCGAGGAGGGGGCCCGGCCGGGCGTCTGCCGGATTCCATTGGTCAGCCCGGTTGTGAAAAGAAGAATCACTCTGCTTCGTCGCAAGAACAGCACCCTATCGCCTGCGGCGAACGCATTCTTTGAGTTACTCAAGAGCGGCACCCCGTGA